One Shewanella sp. MR-4 DNA window includes the following coding sequences:
- a CDS encoding cation diffusion facilitator family transporter, which produces MTQTSQYDFWVKLASRASVATALTLIIIKLLAWLYSGSASMLASLTDSFADALASIINFIAIRYAIVPADHDHRYGHGKAEPLASLAQSAFIMGSAFLLLFYGGERLLNPAPVEYATLGVVVSVVAIVLTLALVALQKRALAATKSTVVEADSLHYKSDLFLNGAVLLALLLSQYGWWWADGVFAVLIACYIGQQAFDLGYRSIQALLDRELDEETRQQIKQIAKQDPRVQGLHDLRTRQAGKTIFIQFHLELDGNLSLNEAHSIADTTGLRVKAAFEDAEVIIHQDPVQVEPSPAS; this is translated from the coding sequence ATGACTCAAACTTCCCAATACGATTTTTGGGTCAAACTGGCTAGTCGCGCTTCCGTGGCTACCGCTTTGACCCTTATTATTATCAAGCTATTAGCTTGGTTATATTCAGGCTCGGCCAGTATGCTGGCGTCCTTAACGGACTCCTTTGCCGATGCGCTCGCCTCGATCATCAACTTTATCGCCATTCGTTATGCTATCGTTCCTGCCGACCATGACCACAGATACGGCCACGGTAAGGCCGAGCCGTTAGCGTCGCTGGCACAATCGGCCTTTATCATGGGCTCGGCATTCCTGCTGCTGTTTTATGGCGGAGAACGCTTACTCAATCCTGCTCCCGTTGAATATGCCACCTTAGGTGTGGTGGTGTCTGTCGTTGCGATCGTGCTGACATTGGCGTTAGTGGCGTTACAAAAGCGGGCGCTGGCGGCAACCAAGAGCACTGTGGTTGAAGCCGATTCGTTGCACTACAAGTCGGATTTATTCCTCAATGGCGCCGTGTTACTCGCACTCCTTTTGTCCCAGTATGGCTGGTGGTGGGCCGATGGGGTCTTTGCCGTGCTTATCGCCTGCTACATTGGTCAACAGGCCTTTGATTTAGGTTACCGCTCTATTCAAGCGCTGCTCGACCGTGAGTTAGATGAAGAGACGCGTCAGCAAATTAAGCAAATCGCCAAGCAAGATCCTAGAGTGCAAGGGCTACATGATTTACGCACGCGCCAAGCGGGTAAAACCATCTTTATTCAATTCCATTTAGAGTTAGATGGTAACCTGAGCCTGAACGAAGCCCACAGTATCGCCGATACTACAGGGCTCAGAGTAAAAGCCGCCTTTGAAGATGCCGAGGTGATTATTCACCAAGATCCTGTGCAGGTGGAGCCTAGCCCCGCGAGTTAA
- a CDS encoding response regulator, with product MSRILLIDDDLGLSELLGQLLELEGFKLTLAYDGKQGLELALAGDYDLILLDVMLPKLNGFEVLRALRQHKQTPVLMLTARGDEIDRVVGLEIGADDYLPKPFNDRELIARIRAIIRRSHLTAQEIHATPAQEFGDLRLDPSRQEAYCNEQLIILTGTEFTLLHTLALHAGELMNKEELNEIVLGKKLMPFDRSLDMHLSNLRKKLPERSDGRPRVKTIRGKGYIWLP from the coding sequence ATGAGTCGGATATTATTAATCGATGATGATCTTGGTTTATCAGAACTTCTCGGACAATTACTCGAACTCGAAGGGTTTAAACTCACGCTGGCCTACGATGGTAAGCAAGGCCTTGAGCTGGCCCTTGCGGGGGATTACGATCTGATCTTGCTCGACGTGATGCTGCCTAAGTTAAACGGCTTTGAAGTGCTACGCGCACTGCGTCAACACAAACAAACCCCTGTGCTGATGCTGACCGCCAGAGGGGATGAAATTGACCGTGTGGTTGGCCTTGAAATCGGTGCCGATGACTATTTGCCTAAACCCTTTAACGACAGGGAGCTTATCGCCCGCATTCGCGCCATTATTCGCCGCTCACACTTAACCGCCCAAGAAATCCATGCCACTCCGGCGCAGGAATTTGGCGATTTACGCTTAGATCCCTCACGCCAAGAGGCCTACTGTAATGAGCAGCTTATTATCCTCACAGGGACTGAGTTTACCTTGCTGCACACACTAGCACTGCATGCGGGTGAGCTGATGAATAAAGAAGAGCTCAATGAAATTGTGCTCGGCAAAAAACTCATGCCCTTCGATCGCAGCCTAGATATGCACCTCTCGAATCTACGCAAAAAACTCCCAGAACGCAGCGATGGCAGACCTAGGGTGAAAACTATCCGTGGCAAAGGCTATATCTGGTTACCATAA
- a CDS encoding porin family protein produces the protein MKKLSLVAVTLLSALVAGQASAATDNTGFYVGGALNRVTVDAFDDSETGTGFGVYGGYNFNEWFGLEANFFATADLGDSDVDISAGALTFTPKFTLQINDMFSAYAKVGVASMAVNVDGLGFDEDFTGFGWTYGVGVNAAVTEHLNVRLSYDITTGDLDADHSYLNMKDIDTDMKQLAIGVHYQF, from the coding sequence ATGAAAAAACTATCTTTAGTTGCGGTAACTTTATTATCTGCATTAGTAGCCGGCCAAGCTTCAGCGGCAACCGATAATACTGGGTTTTATGTGGGTGGCGCACTAAACCGTGTAACTGTGGACGCTTTTGATGACTCAGAAACTGGCACAGGTTTTGGTGTTTACGGTGGTTACAACTTCAACGAGTGGTTTGGTTTAGAAGCCAATTTTTTTGCAACGGCTGATTTGGGTGACAGTGATGTCGACATCTCCGCTGGTGCATTAACCTTCACTCCTAAGTTTACGCTGCAAATCAATGATATGTTTTCTGCCTATGCCAAAGTAGGTGTTGCATCTATGGCTGTGAATGTTGACGGTTTGGGTTTCGATGAAGACTTTACTGGCTTTGGCTGGACGTACGGCGTTGGTGTTAATGCTGCCGTGACCGAACATTTAAATGTTCGCTTAAGTTACGATATCACCACGGGTGATTTAGACGCCGATCACAGTTATTTAAATATGAAAGATATCGACACAGATATGAAACAATTAGCAATTGGTGTGCATTACCAGTTCTAA
- a CDS encoding Spy/CpxP family protein refolding chaperone, whose translation MKTLSPLKAGLFAILASSAVFATTVSAEPGQGCDHPRGEFHKHGDRMGHDGMHRMFEGLDLTDAQKADIKKLFAEHRAARSDDRPTKEERLAHRTEMHALITAANFDEAQAKALMSAQQEKRQAQAIERMKMQNQIYNLLTPEQQAKFKARFEAQAGKEPRG comes from the coding sequence ATGAAAACACTATCTCCTTTAAAAGCAGGTCTATTTGCCATCTTAGCAAGCTCCGCTGTATTTGCGACAACAGTCAGTGCAGAGCCCGGCCAAGGCTGCGATCATCCACGCGGTGAGTTCCATAAACATGGTGACCGTATGGGCCATGACGGTATGCACAGAATGTTCGAAGGTTTAGATTTAACCGATGCACAAAAGGCCGACATTAAGAAACTGTTTGCAGAGCACCGCGCCGCACGCAGCGATGACAGACCGACTAAGGAAGAGCGTTTAGCACACCGTACCGAAATGCATGCGCTGATCACTGCGGCCAACTTCGATGAGGCGCAAGCTAAGGCATTAATGAGTGCCCAGCAGGAAAAACGCCAAGCTCAAGCGATTGAACGGATGAAGATGCAGAATCAGATCTACAACCTGCTCACGCCTGAGCAACAAGCAAAATTTAAAGCGCGATTTGAAGCACAAGCTGGTAAAGAACCTCGCGGTTAA